A DNA window from Hemiscyllium ocellatum isolate sHemOce1 chromosome 48, sHemOce1.pat.X.cur, whole genome shotgun sequence contains the following coding sequences:
- the LOC132836985 gene encoding tumor necrosis factor receptor superfamily member 21-like codes for MYLAVLVSVFLVPVRGLPQHGKHDQAEEQNLGNQARSALTQNNWTAQDIDYSKKDYYPVRADLFCLKCPAGTYVADSCMTPFTRGKCLPCTEGEDYTEYPNGLGSCLPCHSCREDQEVVSPCSAQSNTVCQCNTGTFCSQEQSCEICRKCRTSCPEGQTVKTACTPTSDIVCEEKISPARSLSAGEIVAIVSIIPVVIGCVLLAWYSKKLECCKVTGNSQANGCRNQWPALAVLSMLQSKFGNGVHQEAEQRADCDRTLNEVVTDSNHDSATTGHENEHGSRTRDPSSRSTGTSSVDMRSTATTGEKVADDLSQDQDERMSLLPGSSTRFVQSSPGTTSGSMSDSLLGKPQLKPQMGIFSPPHARAEASCPGNASLSHPFSTQPEEQSPVQCKESPHPFQLAEELSQSKDLSQYFPYFLDYVPIRRFKEFMRKLQLTENEIDEAERNNANNIREGHYQMLRIWSQKQGKKASITFLLQTLCDMELVKAANDIYQCIVSHGTKVH; via the exons GTTCCAGTTCGAGGGCTGCCCCAACATGGGAAGCATGACCAGGCTGAAGAGCAGAACCTCGGAAACCAGGCCCGGAGTGCTCTGACTCAGAACAACTGGACTGCCCAAGATATTGATTACTCGAAAAAGGACTATTACCCGGTGAGAGCTGATCTGTTCTGCCTCAAGTGTCCTGCAG GAACCTATGTGGCTGACAGCTGTATGACGCCCTTTACCAGGGGCAAGTGCCTACCTTGTACTGAGGGAGAGGACTATACTGAATATCCCAATGGCCTAGGCAGTtgcctgccctgccattcttGCAGAGAAG ATCAGGAGGTCGTGTCTCCCTGCTCTGCACAGAGCAACACGGTGTGCCAGTGCAACACAGGAACATTCTGCTCTCAAGAGCAGTCCTGTGAGATATGCAGGAAGTGTAGAACCAG CTGCCCGGAAGGTCAGACTGTGAAAACTGCGTGTACTCCGACATCAGACAttgtatgtgaagagaaaatatCCCCTGCAAGAAGTCTTTCAGCAG GtgaaattgttgcaattgtatccaTTATTCCCGTGGTTATTGGGTGTGTTCTGCTTGCTTGGTACTCGAAGAAACTTGAGTGCTGCAAGGTGACAGGTAACTCCCAGGCAAATGGATGCAGGAATCAGTGGCCAG cccTGGCTGTCCTCAGCATGTTGCAGTCCAAGTTTGGCAATGGTGTTCACCAAGAAGCAGAACAAAGAGCCGACTGTGACAGGACACTGAATGAGGTGGTCACAGACTCAAACCATGACAGTGCGACCACAGGTCATGAGAACGAGCACGGCAGCAGAACGAGAG ATCCTAGCTCCAGATCAACAGGAACCAGTTCAGTG GATATGAGGAGCACAGCTACCACTGGTGAGAAAGTGGCCGATGATCTGAGCCAAGATCAGGATGAGAGGATGAGTTTATTACCAGGGAGCTCAACTCGTTTTGTGCAAAGCTCCCCTGGGACGACCTCTGGCTCCATGAGTGACTCTTTGCTGGGGAAGCCTCAGCTCAAACCACAGATGGGAATTTTCAGTCCACCTCACGCTCGAGCTGAGGCCAGTTGTCCAGGAAATGCTTCGTTGTCGCATCCATTCAGCACTCAGCCTGAGGAGCAGTCTCCTGTTCAGTGCAAG GAAAGTCCTCATCCTTTTCAGCTTGCTGAGGAATTGTCTCAAAGCAAAG ATTTGTCACAGTATTTCCCGTACTTTCTGGATTACGTCCCTATCAGAAGATTCAAGGAGTTTATGCGGAAACTTCAGCTGACTGAAAATGAGATTGACGAGGCTGAACGCAACAACGCAAATAACATTAGGGAAGGACATTATCAGATGCTTCGTATTTGGTCTCAGAAACAGGGTAAAAAAGCCTCGATTACATTTCTACTGCAGACTCTATGTGACATGGAACTGGTAAAGGCAGCGAATGATATATATCAATGTATAGTCAGTCATGGAACCAAAGTGCACTGA